The following coding sequences are from one Pseudomonas oryzae window:
- a CDS encoding patatin-like protein, which translates to MKEKELRLALVLFGGVSLAVYQHGINREILNLVRASKLHHAPAGGDAAGFHQRYPDEPERSTGDVYLQFLQILGKDVALRVIVDVIAGSSAGAINGVSLAAALAHDRSLKPITDLWLEQADMLGLLAPEARARLWSKWYVWPLMRPLMRRLGREGLLPGASNPDIAKRISVFLRSRWFKPPLDGARLAGLILDGLRAMDVSTAKWESLLPKGGRLDLLLTATDFHGLERPIFIHDPPVAHEREHRHLLRFGLEHRRTGHLLSEFTADNFPSLAFAARASASYPGAFPPARIREMDDLLAARHLPWPARSQFLEKNFRHYRERGENPEDAVLVDGSILDNKPIMACVEAIRVHAAFREVDRRLVYVDPRPKGRRRAAGSGVPGFFATLRGALTDLPRQDPVYNELAMLSRHNVQARRLKEAILSARPQVVEHLEEQTQGRLSGSFTRDDLQHWRMIGFRPVPGLFIAYDTWMRSLAFEALDFIVQVICWACQYTPDSPEARRVQEMIEAWARQMGVISATYRIPENAYRNEDLPLFSRVVTDFGVIYKRRRLNFVLHEINDLYARVAEDANAEAESETLDLLKMKIHKCLSDLAFCDDPDFLSHQAVSACRAIFRQDEARRQYSPELIQGDPLACAELSRLIERLAEEYDLARHIDSSDAVLASPQFMKLRQASRIAILTAYLGYFFWDMILRPTATVLSREAETIEEILVDRISPEDARSIAFDERKEVLLGSSFASFGGFLGRSIRENDYLWGRLHAVDRLFDILISTVPVALRAGFDVTALKKRAFEIVLEEERAALGGVQELIDRLGESVSRL; encoded by the coding sequence ATGAAAGAGAAAGAACTGCGGCTGGCCCTCGTGCTGTTCGGTGGCGTCTCGCTGGCGGTGTACCAGCATGGCATCAACCGCGAGATCCTCAACCTGGTGCGCGCCTCCAAGCTGCATCATGCGCCCGCCGGCGGCGATGCTGCCGGTTTTCACCAGCGCTATCCCGACGAGCCGGAGCGCTCGACCGGCGATGTGTATCTCCAGTTCCTGCAGATCCTCGGCAAGGACGTGGCGCTGCGGGTCATCGTCGACGTGATCGCCGGCTCATCGGCCGGGGCGATCAACGGCGTGAGCCTGGCCGCGGCACTGGCGCACGACCGCTCGCTCAAGCCGATCACCGACCTGTGGCTGGAACAGGCCGACATGCTCGGCCTGCTGGCGCCGGAAGCCCGGGCGCGGTTGTGGAGCAAGTGGTACGTCTGGCCGCTGATGCGTCCGCTGATGCGCCGGCTCGGCCGCGAGGGGCTGCTGCCCGGCGCCAGCAACCCCGACATCGCCAAGCGCATCTCGGTGTTCCTGCGCTCGCGCTGGTTCAAGCCGCCACTCGACGGCGCCCGCCTGGCTGGCCTGATCCTCGACGGTCTGCGGGCGATGGACGTCTCCACCGCGAAGTGGGAGTCGCTGCTGCCCAAGGGCGGCAGGCTCGATCTGCTGCTGACGGCGACCGACTTCCACGGCCTGGAGCGGCCCATCTTCATCCATGACCCGCCGGTGGCCCACGAGCGCGAGCACCGCCATCTGCTGCGCTTCGGCCTCGAGCATCGACGGACCGGGCATCTGCTCAGCGAGTTCACTGCCGACAACTTCCCCTCGCTGGCCTTCGCCGCCAGGGCCTCGGCCTCCTATCCGGGGGCGTTCCCGCCGGCGCGGATCCGCGAGATGGACGATCTGCTCGCCGCCCGGCACCTGCCCTGGCCGGCGCGCTCGCAGTTCCTCGAGAAGAATTTCCGCCACTACCGCGAGCGTGGCGAGAATCCCGAGGACGCGGTGCTGGTGGACGGCAGCATCCTCGACAACAAGCCGATCATGGCCTGCGTCGAGGCGATCCGGGTGCATGCGGCCTTCCGCGAGGTGGATCGCCGCCTGGTGTACGTCGATCCGCGGCCGAAGGGCCGGCGCAGAGCGGCCGGCTCCGGGGTGCCCGGCTTCTTCGCCACCCTGCGCGGGGCGCTGACCGACCTGCCCCGGCAGGATCCGGTGTACAACGAGCTGGCCATGCTCAGCCGGCACAACGTACAGGCCCGCCGGCTGAAAGAGGCGATCCTCAGCGCGCGCCCGCAGGTCGTCGAGCACCTCGAGGAGCAGACCCAGGGGCGTCTGAGTGGCAGCTTCACCCGGGATGACCTGCAGCACTGGCGGATGATCGGCTTCCGCCCGGTCCCCGGGCTGTTCATCGCCTATGACACCTGGATGCGCTCGCTTGCCTTCGAGGCGCTGGACTTCATCGTGCAGGTCATCTGCTGGGCCTGCCAGTACACTCCCGATTCACCCGAAGCGCGGCGCGTGCAGGAGATGATCGAGGCCTGGGCGCGGCAGATGGGCGTCATCAGCGCCACCTACCGGATCCCCGAGAACGCCTACAGGAACGAGGATCTGCCGCTGTTCTCCCGGGTGGTCACCGATTTCGGGGTGATCTACAAGCGCCGGCGGCTGAACTTCGTGCTGCACGAAATCAACGACCTGTACGCCCGGGTAGCCGAGGACGCCAACGCGGAGGCCGAGTCGGAAACCCTGGATCTGCTGAAGATGAAGATCCACAAGTGCTTGAGCGACCTGGCCTTCTGCGACGATCCGGACTTCCTCAGCCACCAGGCGGTGAGCGCCTGCCGGGCGATCTTCCGCCAGGACGAGGCCCGGCGGCAGTACTCGCCCGAGCTGATCCAGGGCGATCCGCTGGCCTGCGCCGAGCTGTCCCGGCTGATCGAGCGTCTGGCCGAGGAGTACGACCTCGCCCGGCATATCGACAGTTCCGACGCCGTGCTGGCCTCGCCGCAGTTCATGAAGCTGAGGCAGGCCAGCCGCATCGCGATCCTCACCGCGTATCTCGGCTACTTCTTCTGGGACATGATCCTGCGTCCGACCGCCACCGTCCTGTCGCGGGAGGCCGAGACCATCGAGGAGATCCTGGTCGACCGCATCAGCCCGGAAGATGCCCGCAGCATCGCCTTCGACGAGCGCAAGGAGGTGCTACTGGGCAGTTCCTTCGCCAGCTTCGGCGGTTTTCTCGGCCGCTCGATCCGCGAGAACGACTACCTGTGGGGGCGGCTGCACGCGGTGGACCGCCTGTTCGACATCCTGATCAGCACGGTTCCGGTCGCGCTGCGCGCGGGCTTCGACGTCACCGCGCTGAAGAAACGCGCGTTCGAGATCGTCCTCGAAGAGGAGCGCGCCGCGCTCGGCGGCGTGCAGGAGCTGATCGACCGGCTCGGCGAGTCGGTGAGCCGGCTGTAG
- a CDS encoding autotransporter assembly complex protein TamA, with the protein MFIPASALLLALVAGTAAAAEAELEVLLSPRQKALRENVEAHIGTLNGRDAAALRRFARSAERSAVQALQALGYYHGRIRSEVVEEGDTAVLRLHIEQGEPVRLRNVEVRVEGEVTRLKNFRQPDSPLLRPGAVLNHGAYEDAKRLIRNQALRYGFFEGQFVEQSLSVDPQAGVADIRLVYRSGPRYRFGAISFSGDTPFDDRLLQRLVPFQAGEGYDSDRLGELNRALVSTNYFSDVRIDAAPEHAQGQVIPVQVQLQARQPRTLAAGLGYSTDVGPRLRGTWTRHWRGDQGHRLGADFEFSSPRQNLGTWYEIPLDPPLTESLRFTTGYQMEDLVDTESERFTLGTQWQHQPENEWQRTLSLRWEQENFRTGDDEGQSNLLLPGIAFSRLHSDNKVDPSRGYRLQLDLTGAHRTLLSDADLLHLNLQAKGLITLGAGHRVLSRVQLGGIATNAFELIPPSLRFFAGGDQSVRGYDYQTLSPRDSEGDRVGGRYLVIGSLEYQYPLLERWRLATFVDHGNAIDGFSDPLKTGVGIGVRWVSPVGPIRLDLAHALDQDEGSGFRIHFSMGPEL; encoded by the coding sequence ATGTTCATACCCGCGTCAGCCCTGCTGCTGGCCTTGGTCGCCGGCACTGCCGCGGCGGCCGAGGCGGAGCTAGAGGTGCTGCTCAGCCCCAGGCAGAAGGCCCTGCGCGAGAACGTCGAGGCCCACATCGGCACGCTGAACGGTCGGGATGCCGCCGCGCTGCGGCGCTTCGCGCGTTCCGCCGAGCGTTCGGCGGTCCAGGCACTGCAGGCGCTGGGCTACTACCACGGGCGGATCCGCAGCGAAGTGGTCGAGGAGGGCGACACGGCCGTGCTGCGCCTGCACATCGAGCAGGGCGAGCCGGTACGCCTGCGCAACGTGGAGGTCCGCGTGGAGGGCGAGGTGACCCGGCTGAAGAATTTCCGCCAGCCCGACAGCCCGCTGCTGCGTCCCGGTGCAGTGCTCAACCACGGCGCCTACGAGGACGCCAAGCGGCTGATCCGCAACCAGGCGCTGCGCTATGGCTTCTTCGAGGGCCAGTTCGTCGAGCAGAGCCTGTCGGTCGACCCCCAGGCCGGCGTCGCCGATATCCGCCTGGTCTATCGCAGCGGGCCGCGCTATCGCTTCGGCGCCATCAGCTTCAGCGGCGACACGCCGTTCGACGACCGGTTGCTACAGCGTCTGGTGCCGTTCCAGGCCGGCGAGGGTTACGACTCCGACCGTCTCGGCGAGCTCAACCGCGCGCTGGTCTCCACCAACTACTTCAGCGACGTGCGCATCGACGCCGCGCCTGAGCATGCGCAGGGCCAGGTCATCCCGGTGCAGGTCCAGCTGCAGGCGCGCCAGCCGCGCACCCTGGCCGCGGGCCTGGGCTATTCCACCGACGTCGGGCCGCGCCTGCGCGGAACCTGGACCCGCCACTGGCGCGGCGACCAGGGGCATCGCCTGGGGGCCGACTTCGAGTTCTCCAGCCCGCGGCAGAACCTCGGCACCTGGTACGAGATTCCCCTCGATCCGCCGCTCACCGAGAGCCTGCGCTTCACCACCGGCTACCAGATGGAAGACCTGGTGGACACCGAGAGCGAGCGCTTCACCCTCGGCACCCAGTGGCAGCACCAGCCGGAGAACGAATGGCAGCGCACCCTGTCGCTGCGCTGGGAGCAGGAGAACTTCCGCACCGGCGACGACGAGGGGCAGAGTAACCTGCTGCTGCCGGGCATCGCCTTCAGCCGCCTGCACAGCGACAACAAGGTCGATCCCAGTCGCGGCTACCGCCTGCAGCTGGACCTCACCGGTGCCCATCGGACCCTGCTGTCGGACGCCGACCTGTTGCACCTCAACCTGCAGGCCAAGGGCCTGATCACCCTGGGCGCCGGCCACCGCGTGCTCAGCCGGGTGCAGCTCGGCGGCATCGCCACCAACGCCTTCGAGCTGATTCCGCCGTCGCTGCGTTTCTTCGCCGGTGGCGACCAGAGCGTGCGCGGCTACGACTACCAGACCCTGTCGCCGCGCGACAGCGAGGGCGATCGGGTCGGTGGCCGCTACCTGGTGATCGGCAGCCTGGAGTACCAGTACCCGCTGCTCGAGCGCTGGCGCCTGGCCACCTTCGTCGACCACGGCAACGCCATCGACGGCTTCAGCGACCCGCTCAAGACCGGCGTCGGCATCGGCGTGCGCTGGGTGTCCCCGGTCGGCCCGATCCGCCTCGATCTCGCCCACGCCCTCGACCAGGACGAAGGCTCGGGCTTTCGCATCCACTTCTCCATGGGGCCCGAGCTGTGA
- a CDS encoding DctP family TRAP transporter solute-binding subunit, whose amino-acid sequence MLKTILAACLSMGLLLPASASRAADQEPILIRFSHVVADETPKGHGALLFKQLAEQRLPGRVKVEVHGNSSLLGDAEELAALQRGEVQLLAPSLAKFQQYTPKLQVFDLPFLFDDHDAVARFQQKPTGRDLLMSMHEHNIVGLAYWHNGMKQLSATRPLRLPQDARGLGFRIQPSQVLEAQFAALQARSVKLPFAEVAGALKNGQVQGAENPWSNIYSQQLHSVQPYISETNHGVLDYMLVSNARFWYGIPHEIRSELEAIIDEVTLAVNREAARLNAEHRQRIAAAGTSQIIALSDAERSAWRAAMQPVWQRYEDEIGPVVMRAAKAANRSL is encoded by the coding sequence ATGCTCAAGACAATCCTAGCCGCGTGCCTCTCCATGGGACTACTCCTGCCAGCCAGCGCCTCCCGGGCGGCCGATCAGGAACCCATCCTCATCCGCTTCTCCCACGTGGTCGCCGACGAAACCCCCAAGGGCCACGGCGCCCTGCTGTTCAAGCAGCTCGCCGAACAACGCCTGCCCGGCCGGGTGAAAGTGGAGGTGCACGGCAACTCCTCGCTGTTGGGCGACGCCGAGGAGCTGGCCGCCCTGCAGCGCGGCGAGGTGCAGCTGCTCGCGCCGTCGCTGGCCAAGTTCCAGCAGTACACACCCAAGCTGCAGGTGTTCGACCTGCCGTTCCTGTTCGACGACCATGATGCGGTGGCGCGCTTCCAGCAGAAGCCCACCGGCCGCGACCTGCTGATGTCGATGCACGAGCACAACATCGTCGGCCTCGCCTACTGGCACAACGGCATGAAGCAGCTGTCGGCCACCCGGCCGCTGCGGCTGCCGCAGGACGCCAGGGGCCTCGGCTTCCGCATCCAGCCGTCGCAGGTGCTGGAAGCGCAGTTCGCCGCGCTGCAGGCGCGCAGCGTCAAGCTGCCGTTCGCCGAGGTCGCCGGCGCGCTGAAGAACGGCCAGGTGCAGGGGGCGGAGAACCCCTGGTCGAACATCTACAGCCAGCAGCTGCACAGCGTGCAGCCCTACATCAGCGAGACCAACCACGGCGTGCTGGACTACATGCTGGTCAGCAACGCGCGCTTCTGGTACGGCATTCCCCACGAGATCCGCAGCGAACTGGAAGCCATCATCGACGAAGTGACCCTTGCGGTGAACCGCGAGGCGGCGCGCCTGAACGCCGAGCACCGCCAGCGCATCGCCGCCGCCGGCACCAGCCAGATCATCGCCCTCAGCGACGCCGAGCGCAGCGCCTGGCGCGCCGCCATGCAGCCGGTGTGGCAGCGCTACGAGGACGAGATCGGCCCGGTGGTGATGCGCGCCGCCAAGGCGGCCAACCGCTCGCTGTGA